Proteins encoded by one window of Sorangium aterium:
- a CDS encoding DUF1349 domain-containing protein produces MHLTPWPTPLRWEVPPRSWSAGKASSLTVTAGGKTDLFLDPERTRGALNAPRLLGTPHGDFLASARVTVGFSAVRDAGVLLLWAHERSWAKLCFELSPEGAPTVVSVVTRGLSDDRRSFEVDADHVWLRVSRLGRVCAFHASTDGTTWHLVRSFSLGSTAELAVGFSAQSPAGDGCTAVFDDIRFAPRRLGDLRSGDAAYGDALARAGQMPPLTGIALPLPHVL; encoded by the coding sequence GTGCACCTAACGCCGTGGCCCACACCACTCCGCTGGGAGGTACCGCCCAGGAGCTGGAGCGCCGGGAAAGCGTCGAGCCTGACCGTCACAGCGGGCGGCAAGACCGACCTGTTCCTCGATCCGGAGCGCACCCGGGGCGCCCTGAACGCGCCGCGCCTGCTCGGGACGCCGCACGGGGATTTCCTTGCCAGCGCGCGGGTGACGGTGGGCTTCTCGGCGGTGCGCGACGCCGGCGTGCTGCTCCTCTGGGCGCACGAGCGCTCGTGGGCGAAGCTCTGCTTCGAGCTCTCGCCGGAGGGCGCCCCGACGGTCGTCTCCGTGGTGACCCGCGGCCTGTCGGACGACCGCCGATCCTTCGAGGTCGACGCGGATCACGTCTGGCTGCGCGTCTCGCGGCTCGGGCGGGTGTGCGCGTTCCACGCCTCCACCGACGGGACGACATGGCACCTCGTCCGCAGCTTCTCGCTGGGCAGCACGGCGGAGCTCGCCGTCGGCTTCTCGGCCCAGTCGCCGGCAGGCGACGGCTGCACCGCGGTCTTCGACGACATCCGCTTCGCGCCGCGCCGGCTCGGCGACCTCCGCAGCGGAGACGCCGCGTACGGCGATGCCCTGGCGCGCGCCGGCCAGATGCCGCCGCTCACCGGGATCGCCTTGCCGCTCCCCCACGTGCTGTGA